In the genome of Hyphobacterium sp. CCMP332, one region contains:
- a CDS encoding MBL fold metallo-hydrolase, whose product MKLTFLGTGTSQGVPVIGCDCKVCRSLDFRDDRLRSSVHIEDGDTSIIVDSGPDFRQQVLRERIRKMDALLFTHEHKDHTAGMDDIRSFNFLQKKDMPVYARKEVIEQLKREFAYIFENLPYPGIPRIKVEEIENKSFTIGNTEIIPIEVMHMKLPVFGFRFGDITYITDAKTISEKERKKIRGSKVLVLNALHQKEHYSHLNLKEAIALAKDLKAEKAYFTHISHWMGLHEEVEKDLPENMFLAYDGLKLEA is encoded by the coding sequence TTGAAACTCACCTTTTTAGGCACAGGCACATCACAGGGCGTTCCCGTTATTGGTTGCGATTGTAAGGTATGCCGATCTCTGGATTTTAGAGACGACCGGCTCCGCAGCTCAGTTCATATCGAAGATGGGGATACCAGCATTATCGTAGATTCTGGCCCCGATTTCCGTCAACAAGTATTAAGAGAAAGAATCCGCAAAATGGATGCCCTTCTTTTCACACATGAGCATAAAGACCACACCGCGGGCATGGATGACATTCGCTCATTTAATTTTCTGCAGAAAAAAGACATGCCGGTATATGCGCGCAAAGAAGTAATTGAACAGCTCAAAAGAGAATTTGCTTATATTTTTGAAAACCTTCCCTATCCGGGAATACCAAGGATAAAGGTGGAGGAAATTGAAAACAAATCTTTTACTATAGGAAATACCGAAATCATTCCCATTGAAGTCATGCACATGAAACTTCCGGTATTCGGATTTCGCTTTGGTGATATTACTTATATTACCGATGCCAAAACCATTTCAGAGAAGGAAAGAAAAAAAATCAGAGGTTCCAAGGTGCTGGTCTTAAACGCCCTTCACCAAAAAGAGCATTACTCGCATTTGAATTTAAAAGAAGCCATAGCCCTGGCTAAGGATCTCAAAGCTGAAAAAGCTTATTTCACGCATATCAGTCATTGGATGGGATTGCATGAGGAAGTCGAAAAAGATTTACCTGAAAATATGTTTCTTGCTTACGATGGTTTAAAACTGGAAGCTTAA
- a CDS encoding DUF814 domain-containing protein, which yields MWNYFTIKWLSEILIKRLHSLKIGEVFTQNKNEIIIGFYQKEAQDFYWILNFDPSFPHMRFLNDYNRAKRNSLDLFPEIIDVKIVAINMHMGERSFHFELDNKTQLIFKLHAGRSNLILKEADKTTLFRTDIKKDYAFKIPDGKFYGLPNEKIETLKSLKAAYPILDKIAISHLMDQNFFEASLDSQHRILNDLLSKLEEKKIYLFQQNATWHLHQLKLQNEAREFSDLLEAVNTYSGLESKNRFVNQHKSQILKELRAKGSKLSKSLGKMNNRLNRLQNNNDWEEEANLIMANLHLFNDGKDVAEVFDFYNERNKALKIKKGMSAQKYAESLYKKSKNKSIEIRNLEKSIEKNNAELEKIESHINEIQNLDNPKLIREWLKKRSPKSNGNSSNEGSKFKEFKIKDFVIYVGKNAKNNDELTTKFAKKNDIWMHAKDVSGSHLIIRKDKNTKIPSDVLEQAASIAAWYSKGKNDTLFPVIYTERKYVRKGKGLASGQVFVDKYDVLIVKPGLP from the coding sequence ATGTGGAACTATTTCACAATTAAATGGCTATCAGAAATACTGATCAAAAGACTTCATTCTTTAAAAATTGGAGAAGTATTTACTCAAAACAAGAATGAGATCATCATTGGCTTTTATCAAAAGGAGGCACAGGATTTTTATTGGATATTGAATTTTGACCCCTCTTTCCCTCACATGCGATTTTTGAATGACTACAATCGTGCAAAAAGAAATAGTCTAGATCTCTTCCCCGAAATCATTGATGTAAAAATTGTGGCAATCAATATGCATATGGGAGAACGCAGTTTTCATTTTGAATTGGATAATAAAACTCAACTTATCTTCAAACTACATGCCGGAAGATCTAATTTAATTTTAAAAGAGGCGGATAAAACGACTCTCTTCCGTACGGATATCAAAAAGGATTATGCATTTAAAATTCCTGATGGTAAATTTTATGGCTTGCCAAATGAAAAGATAGAAACACTTAAAAGCTTAAAAGCAGCTTATCCCATTTTGGATAAAATAGCCATCTCCCATCTTATGGATCAGAATTTTTTTGAGGCTTCTTTAGATTCTCAACATAGAATTCTGAATGATTTATTATCCAAATTGGAAGAAAAGAAGATTTATCTTTTTCAGCAAAATGCCACCTGGCATTTACATCAATTGAAATTACAAAATGAAGCAAGAGAATTTTCTGATCTTTTAGAAGCTGTCAATACTTATTCGGGTCTCGAAAGTAAAAATAGATTTGTCAATCAGCACAAAAGTCAAATTTTGAAAGAACTAAGAGCCAAAGGCAGCAAGTTGTCAAAGTCATTGGGGAAAATGAATAATAGGCTAAACCGTTTGCAAAACAATAATGACTGGGAGGAAGAGGCCAATCTAATTATGGCCAATCTTCATCTTTTTAATGATGGTAAAGATGTAGCAGAAGTCTTTGATTTTTATAATGAGCGCAATAAAGCTCTTAAAATTAAAAAAGGAATGAGTGCACAGAAATACGCTGAATCACTCTATAAGAAGTCAAAAAACAAAAGTATAGAGATAAGAAATCTGGAAAAGAGCATTGAGAAAAATAATGCCGAACTGGAAAAAATAGAATCCCATATTAATGAAATTCAGAATCTCGATAATCCAAAACTGATCAGGGAATGGTTAAAAAAGAGGAGTCCAAAATCAAACGGGAATAGCTCCAATGAAGGTTCGAAGTTTAAAGAATTCAAAATTAAAGACTTTGTAATCTATGTCGGGAAAAATGCTAAAAACAACGATGAGTTGACGACAAAATTTGCAAAAAAAAACGATATCTGGATGCATGCCAAGGACGTGTCCGGTTCGCATTTGATCATTAGAAAAGACAAAAACACAAAGATTCCTTCCGATGTACTCGAACAAGCCGCTTCCATTGCTGCTTGGTACTCCAAGGGTAAAAACGATACGCTTTTCCCTGTCATTTATACGGAAAGAAAATACGTAAGAAAAGGAAAAGGCCTCGCTTCAGGACAGGTATTTGTAGATAAATACGATGTTCTGATCGTAAAGCCCGGCTTGCCTTAA